In one window of Frigoriglobus tundricola DNA:
- a CDS encoding PAS domain S-box protein, translating to MLRTTVRALIVEDDPADAALVRHHLARLSARLEVSLVADEPSFVTALGTEPDVVLCDWNLPQFDAVRALALTRALAPEVPFIIVSGAIGEESAVRAIKLGATDYVLKDRLWRLGQSVDQALVQRDLRAAECRARETLRASEERYRALADSVPQIVWTARPDGIIEYVNRRGTEYTGQPNEPGCGWCCERFVHPDDRPRVKAVWADVIRTGVPVDVEFRLRRADGQYRWHTARQAGVRAPSGALAQWVGTCTDVHDQRLADEHLARAAHILAGVRDSVVVTDLSGVVTYWNDGATRLFGWTAAEMIGRPYLDRFPEPVRAEVGRQIRERTGSEWSGEYEDWRKDGSRVWVNARVRRFDRPEGAAAGVLKLSHDITERKRLEAQFMQAQKMEAVGQLAGGVAHDFNNLLTVINGYVGMLLADRRPDDPDRAALAAVRDAGDRAAALTSQLLAFSRKAIVAPRVLNLNDVVAQSDKLLRRLLGEDILISTDPTPTACWIEADPNQIDQVILNLAVNARDAMPTGGRLTVATRCTVLPAGDAAEPGACPSGRYVELAVRDTGCGIPDDIKSRLFDPFFTTKGPGKGTGLGLAVVHGVVKQAGGLVLVESAVGAGTTFRLLFPETAAPAVKTGSGPVPPARRGTETVLLVEDEEAVRRICRIGLESQGYVVLAAGSGRDAIEVLRGHHGPIDLVVTDVVMPEMSGRELAEAVRKVKPGVRVLYMSGYTDDAIVRHGVREAQDAFLQKPFSPLGLARKVRAVLDGAS from the coding sequence ATGCTGAGAACGACAGTCCGCGCCCTGATTGTCGAGGACGACCCGGCCGATGCCGCACTCGTGCGACACCACCTGGCACGACTGAGCGCGCGCCTCGAGGTGTCGCTCGTGGCGGACGAGCCGAGCTTCGTGACCGCGCTGGGGACCGAACCGGACGTCGTTCTGTGTGACTGGAACCTGCCCCAGTTCGACGCGGTCCGCGCCCTGGCGCTCACGCGCGCACTCGCGCCGGAGGTGCCGTTCATCATCGTCTCGGGGGCGATCGGCGAAGAGTCGGCGGTCCGGGCCATCAAGCTCGGCGCCACCGACTACGTGTTGAAGGACCGGTTGTGGCGGTTGGGTCAGTCGGTCGACCAGGCCCTGGTCCAGCGCGACCTGCGGGCCGCCGAGTGCCGGGCCCGCGAGACGCTTCGGGCCAGCGAGGAGCGGTACCGCGCACTGGCCGACAGCGTCCCCCAGATCGTCTGGACCGCCCGGCCCGACGGGATCATCGAGTACGTCAACCGGCGCGGGACGGAGTACACCGGTCAGCCGAACGAACCCGGGTGCGGGTGGTGCTGCGAGCGGTTCGTCCACCCGGACGATCGGCCCCGGGTCAAGGCCGTCTGGGCGGACGTGATCCGAACCGGCGTCCCCGTGGACGTCGAGTTCCGGCTCCGCCGCGCCGACGGCCAGTACCGGTGGCACACCGCCCGCCAGGCCGGGGTCCGCGCCCCGAGCGGGGCGCTCGCCCAGTGGGTCGGTACGTGCACCGACGTTCACGATCAGCGGCTGGCGGACGAACACCTCGCCCGGGCCGCGCACATCCTCGCGGGGGTCCGCGACTCGGTCGTCGTGACCGACCTCTCCGGGGTCGTGACCTATTGGAACGACGGCGCCACCCGCCTGTTCGGGTGGACGGCCGCGGAGATGATCGGCCGGCCGTACCTCGACCGGTTCCCCGAACCGGTGCGGGCGGAGGTGGGCCGGCAGATACGCGAGCGGACCGGGAGCGAGTGGAGCGGGGAGTACGAGGACTGGCGCAAGGACGGGTCCCGCGTGTGGGTCAACGCGCGGGTCCGCCGGTTCGATCGGCCCGAGGGCGCCGCGGCCGGGGTCCTCAAGCTGTCCCACGACATCACCGAGCGGAAGCGCTTGGAAGCGCAGTTCATGCAGGCCCAGAAAATGGAGGCGGTCGGACAACTGGCGGGCGGAGTGGCGCACGATTTCAACAACCTGCTCACCGTCATCAACGGGTACGTCGGCATGCTCCTGGCCGACCGGCGGCCGGACGACCCCGACCGGGCGGCGCTGGCCGCCGTGCGGGACGCGGGGGACCGCGCGGCGGCCCTCACGTCCCAACTGCTGGCGTTCAGCCGGAAGGCGATCGTCGCGCCCCGGGTGCTGAACCTCAACGACGTGGTCGCCCAGTCCGACAAGCTGCTCCGCAGGCTGCTGGGTGAAGACATCCTCATCTCGACCGACCCGACCCCGACCGCCTGCTGGATCGAGGCCGACCCGAACCAGATCGATCAGGTGATCCTGAACCTCGCGGTCAACGCGCGCGACGCCATGCCCACCGGGGGCCGGCTGACGGTCGCGACGCGCTGCACCGTCCTGCCCGCGGGCGACGCGGCGGAGCCCGGCGCGTGCCCGAGCGGGCGGTACGTGGAACTCGCGGTTCGCGACACCGGCTGCGGCATCCCCGATGACATCAAGTCCCGGTTGTTCGACCCGTTCTTCACCACCAAAGGCCCGGGAAAGGGGACCGGCCTGGGGCTGGCGGTCGTTCACGGCGTCGTCAAACAGGCGGGGGGGCTCGTTCTGGTCGAGAGCGCCGTCGGCGCCGGTACGACCTTTCGGCTCCTGTTCCCCGAGACCGCTGCACCGGCCGTGAAAACGGGTTCGGGACCGGTCCCGCCCGCGCGCCGGGGCACCGAAACGGTTCTCCTCGTCGAGGACGAGGAGGCGGTCCGGCGCATCTGCCGGATCGGGCTGGAGTCACAAGGGTACGTCGTACTCGCGGCGGGGTCCGGCCGGGACGCCATTGAGGTTCTGCGCGGCCACCACGGGCCGATCGATCTTGTTGTCACGGACGTCGTGATGCCCGAGATGAGCGGGCGCGAACTGGCCGAGGCCGTCCGGAAGGTGAAGCCGGGTGTTCGGGTGCTGTACATGAGCGGTTACACCGACGACGCGATCGTCCGGCACGGGGTGCGCGAGGCGCAGGACGCGTTTCTCCAGAAGCCCTTCAGCCCTCTCGGGCTCGCCCGAAAGGTGCGTGCCGTACTGGACGGCGCGTCTTGA
- a CDS encoding response regulator: MLPSVEILLAEDDPADIALVQHAFRRHHLANTIHVARDGVEALEFVFRTGRYATRPVGAPPYVILLDLKLPLLDGIEVLRRIKSDPGTRSVPVVVLTSSREDRDLAECYALGVNSYIVKPVDFAQFDDTVRQLGFYWLLVNQLPPV; this comes from the coding sequence ATGTTACCTTCCGTCGAAATCCTCCTCGCAGAGGACGATCCGGCCGATATCGCACTCGTCCAGCACGCCTTTCGAAGGCATCACCTCGCAAATACGATTCACGTGGCGCGTGACGGGGTCGAGGCGCTGGAATTCGTCTTCCGGACGGGGCGGTACGCGACCCGTCCGGTCGGTGCGCCACCCTACGTGATCCTTCTCGATCTCAAGCTCCCCCTGCTCGACGGGATCGAGGTCCTACGGCGGATCAAGAGCGACCCCGGGACCCGCTCCGTACCGGTCGTCGTGTTGACCTCGTCACGGGAGGACCGCGACCTCGCCGAGTGCTACGCACTGGGCGTGAACAGCTACATCGTCAAACCGGTGGACTTCGCCCAGTTCGACGACACCGTCCGGCAACTCGGGTTCTACTGGCTCCTCGTCAACCAACTCCCACCCGTGTGA
- a CDS encoding sensor histidine kinase yields the protein METDWTAGAAHIYDLDASGPPALADAFNFFAAEQRAELRAAIDAASRVGTPHDLELQMTSAKGVKKWVRTICRPIVEGGRVVRVRGSIQDITDRKRAETEIRQLNAELEQRVRARTAELEAANRELESFSYSVSHDLRAPIRHIAGFTNIVREACGAGLPEEARGHLELIAKAALRMGQLVDDLLAFSRLGRQAVRRQTVDPRHLVEECLRETVPPAERHRIETRVGDLPACAADPGLIRQVWLNLLSNAIKYSYGREPARIEVGATLGPDGPEYYVRDNGVGFDMRYAHKLFGVFQRLHRAEEFEGTGIGLALVQRIVHRHGGRVWAVSEPGRGATFFFTIGHPS from the coding sequence CTGGAAACCGACTGGACGGCGGGGGCCGCTCACATCTACGACCTGGACGCGTCCGGACCGCCCGCCCTGGCGGACGCGTTCAACTTTTTCGCGGCCGAACAGCGGGCCGAACTGCGCGCGGCCATCGACGCGGCCTCCCGGGTCGGCACGCCCCATGACCTCGAGCTCCAGATGACCTCCGCGAAGGGGGTGAAGAAGTGGGTCCGCACGATCTGCCGCCCGATCGTCGAGGGCGGCCGGGTGGTGCGCGTCCGGGGCTCGATCCAGGACATCACCGACCGCAAACGGGCCGAGACCGAGATCCGCCAACTCAACGCCGAACTGGAGCAGCGGGTCCGGGCGCGCACGGCCGAACTGGAGGCGGCGAACCGGGAACTGGAGTCGTTCTCCTACTCCGTCTCGCACGACCTCCGCGCGCCCATTCGGCACATCGCCGGGTTCACGAACATAGTACGCGAGGCGTGCGGCGCGGGGCTCCCGGAGGAGGCCCGCGGGCACCTGGAGCTGATCGCAAAAGCGGCGCTGCGGATGGGGCAGTTGGTGGACGATCTCTTGGCGTTCTCGCGGCTCGGGCGCCAGGCCGTCCGCCGCCAGACCGTCGACCCCCGACACCTGGTCGAGGAGTGCCTGCGTGAGACCGTCCCGCCGGCGGAACGGCACCGGATCGAGACGCGGGTGGGCGATCTGCCGGCGTGCGCGGCCGACCCCGGGCTGATCCGGCAGGTGTGGCTGAACCTGTTGTCCAACGCGATCAAGTACAGTTATGGGCGCGAGCCGGCGCGGATCGAGGTCGGAGCCACGCTCGGCCCCGACGGCCCCGAGTATTACGTCCGCGACAACGGGGTCGGGTTCGACATGCGGTACGCGCACAAGCTGTTCGGGGTGTTCCAGAGGTTGCACCGGGCAGAGGAGTTCGAGGGGACGGGCATCGGACTGGCCCTGGTTCAGCGGATCGTTCACCGGCACGGCGGGCGGGTCTGGGCCGTCTCCGAACCCGGGCGCGGGGCGACGTTCTTCTTCACGATCGGCCACCCCAGTTGA
- a CDS encoding PAS domain S-box protein — protein MGICVLIAVLHIQQRRALARESDEVRRFGQARLDLADGFVHVVSADGPGPPYDRAQGLALLRQAVRSFEEGTHGGAGAGPVRHEFAVEVERFRDRLGEWQGPGRADPRSVVEFRVRYHQLAGQAARADAAAQARLGELTQRQGRVFGGVLGAAGVLLAIVFGFAVLAGRSLRREADARRRAEDRDRRSAELLRAVVGGTTDAMFVKDRNGKYLLFNEAAARFVGKSVAEVLGADDTALFDPESARDVMARDRKIMATGAAETAEEALTADGVTRTYLATKLPYHDGAGTVIGVIGISRDITDRKEAERQLRAERDRFEKLVEAAPAVVCSFLLRPDGSACVPYASTRIESIYGLPPAELARDAAPLVARIHPDDLALVRTTIDESARTLSLWRAEFRVLNPSVGEIWVEGYSAPARLPDGSTLWHGCLVDVTGRKRAEEDARGVRDMLRLILDTVPHGVFWKDRRSRHLGCNAVVARALGFDSPDQVVGRADTDLPSVTPAQAAEFMRVDREVFESGRPRYGVNETLALADGRTIWLDTNKVPLRDAGGRVVGILGTWQDVTDRKRAEEALRQSEARLRAVAEGLADPLYVHDEAGTLLYVNPSAAAALGYTTTELLRLGVCDIDGTFTRRAAPEKWEEHPSRPALRDTFETTHRRKDHTVFPVEIRLSVIPWEGRTVFLASARDLTERKAAEQGVRDREGLLRAVTGAARVGLVVVSERYEYLFANEAYTDVLGLDPGTVLGRRVPDLLPHGWEQIRPRLDRALAGARVEYELALPPVPGASDSRWFRVMYEPGPDRAGRPTVIAALIDISEPRRAESALRTSRARLTAALDSMTDALSISDAGGRFIEFNEAFATFHKFRTKAECPRTLAAYPAVLAVSRADGVPAPLEQWADSRALRGEGGNNVEYRLQRRDTGESWIGSFNFAPIRDEAGAVVGAVVVGRDVTRQKQAEEARAQLAAIVESSNDAIVSKTLDGTIRTWNAGAERLFGYPAAEMIGRSITHLIPASRLNEEDEILARLRLGARVEHFDTVRLARDGRPIDVSLTISPIRNAAGQIVGASKIVHDITGRVRARQRLAVQHAVVSILTDTESLREAAPAILRAVCESTGWDLGALWTRDEAEGVLTLVDVWAGADESLATFCAESRRMTFRFDVGLPGRVWAAGRAVWVADVRAASWFLRNAAARAAGLCGAFGLPIRCGSEVFGVVEFFTRGLRPPDEELLQVFDSLGGQIGQFAERKRAKAALRQSEARFRSVFEYAATGIGITDPAGRFLQGNPAYRAVLGLTEDELRTADLAELIHPDDRDRNMSLLRQLAAGEISGYEIENRFLNKSGTPVWVHKVVSALHDGAGRVTHLIALVTDITGRRQAEAALRESEARLRLAIEVAGLGVVRIDYDSDTVLLSPYAATMFDLPADEPLPRAAVHARFFPADRDEIERRIADNLDPAGDGLLVLDHRITCADGSVRWLSARKQVYFERGGPRRAVLVAADITARRRIEDSLRASETRFRTLIEFLPDAVYVSIDRRLAFCNPACVRLFGAADPTQLHGKSPFDLMHPDDHGAIRARIALIRATGAPVPGREETAVRLDGRTVPVFVTALPITDHGASATLVVLHNLTERKRLELQLRHQELMLREAADLAHVGG, from the coding sequence GTGGGGATCTGCGTTCTCATCGCCGTACTCCACATCCAGCAGCGTCGGGCGCTCGCGCGCGAATCCGATGAAGTGCGGCGGTTCGGTCAGGCGCGGCTCGACCTGGCCGACGGGTTCGTCCACGTTGTGAGCGCGGACGGCCCCGGCCCGCCCTACGACCGGGCGCAGGGCCTCGCCCTCCTGCGCCAGGCGGTCCGGTCGTTCGAGGAGGGGACGCACGGCGGAGCGGGTGCGGGGCCCGTCCGGCACGAGTTCGCGGTGGAGGTGGAGCGGTTTCGGGATCGACTCGGCGAGTGGCAGGGGCCGGGCCGCGCCGACCCGCGGTCGGTGGTCGAGTTCCGCGTACGGTACCACCAACTGGCGGGTCAGGCGGCCCGGGCCGATGCCGCGGCGCAGGCCCGGCTCGGCGAACTGACCCAGCGGCAGGGGCGGGTTTTCGGGGGGGTGTTGGGCGCGGCCGGGGTGCTGCTCGCGATCGTGTTCGGCTTCGCCGTACTGGCCGGCCGGTCGCTTCGGCGGGAAGCCGATGCGCGGCGCCGCGCGGAGGACCGCGACCGGCGGTCGGCCGAGTTGCTCCGTGCGGTGGTCGGCGGAACGACGGACGCCATGTTCGTGAAGGACCGGAACGGGAAGTACCTGCTGTTCAACGAGGCGGCCGCCCGGTTCGTCGGGAAATCGGTGGCCGAAGTCCTCGGGGCCGACGACACCGCGCTGTTCGACCCCGAGAGCGCCCGGGACGTGATGGCCCGGGACCGGAAAATCATGGCGACCGGCGCGGCGGAGACCGCCGAGGAGGCGCTGACCGCGGACGGGGTCACCCGCACCTACCTGGCGACGAAACTGCCGTACCACGACGGGGCCGGCACCGTCATCGGCGTCATCGGCATCTCCCGCGACATCACCGACCGCAAGGAGGCCGAGCGGCAACTGCGGGCCGAGCGGGACCGGTTCGAGAAGCTCGTCGAGGCGGCCCCGGCCGTTGTCTGCTCCTTCCTCCTCCGCCCGGACGGCTCGGCGTGCGTTCCGTACGCGAGCACGCGGATCGAGTCGATTTACGGGCTCCCCCCGGCGGAACTGGCCCGCGACGCGGCGCCGCTCGTCGCGCGCATCCACCCCGACGACCTGGCGCTCGTGCGGACCACCATCGATGAGTCCGCCCGAACGCTGTCCCTCTGGCGGGCCGAGTTCCGGGTCCTCAACCCGTCGGTCGGGGAGATCTGGGTGGAGGGGTACTCGGCGCCCGCCCGGTTGCCGGACGGGTCGACCCTCTGGCACGGGTGCCTGGTGGACGTGACCGGCCGGAAGCGCGCCGAGGAGGACGCCCGCGGGGTCCGGGACATGCTGCGACTGATCCTGGACACCGTTCCGCACGGGGTGTTCTGGAAGGACCGCCGGTCCCGCCACCTGGGGTGCAACGCGGTGGTCGCGCGGGCGCTCGGGTTCGATTCCCCCGACCAGGTGGTCGGCCGGGCCGACACGGACCTGCCGTCGGTCACCCCGGCTCAGGCCGCGGAGTTTATGCGGGTCGACCGGGAGGTGTTCGAATCGGGGCGGCCGCGGTACGGTGTCAATGAGACCTTGGCGCTGGCCGACGGACGGACCATCTGGCTGGACACGAATAAGGTGCCCCTCCGGGACGCGGGCGGGCGGGTCGTCGGCATCCTCGGAACGTGGCAGGACGTGACCGACCGCAAGCGGGCCGAGGAGGCCCTCCGCCAGAGCGAGGCCCGGCTGCGGGCGGTGGCCGAGGGACTGGCCGATCCGCTTTACGTGCACGACGAGGCCGGCACGCTCCTCTACGTCAACCCCAGCGCGGCGGCCGCACTGGGGTACACGACGACCGAACTGCTCCGGCTCGGGGTCTGCGACATCGATGGCACCTTTACCCGCCGGGCCGCCCCGGAGAAGTGGGAGGAGCACCCGAGCCGGCCCGCTCTGCGGGACACCTTTGAAACCACCCACCGGCGCAAGGACCACACGGTTTTCCCGGTGGAGATCCGCTTGTCCGTCATCCCGTGGGAGGGGCGGACGGTGTTCCTCGCGTCCGCCCGCGACCTCACCGAGCGCAAGGCCGCCGAGCAGGGGGTGCGTGACCGGGAGGGGCTCCTGCGCGCCGTCACCGGGGCCGCGCGGGTCGGCCTGGTCGTGGTGAGCGAGCGGTACGAGTACCTGTTCGCCAACGAGGCGTACACCGATGTGCTCGGGTTGGACCCGGGCACGGTCCTCGGCCGCCGGGTTCCGGACCTGTTGCCCCACGGGTGGGAACAGATCCGCCCCCGACTCGACCGGGCCCTCGCGGGCGCGCGGGTGGAGTACGAACTGGCGCTCCCACCGGTGCCCGGCGCGAGCGACTCCCGCTGGTTCCGGGTCATGTACGAACCGGGGCCGGACCGCGCCGGGCGGCCGACCGTTATTGCCGCGTTGATCGACATTTCCGAGCCCCGACGGGCCGAGAGCGCCCTCCGCACCAGCCGCGCGCGGCTGACCGCGGCGCTGGACAGCATGACCGATGCGCTGTCCATTTCCGACGCGGGCGGGCGGTTCATCGAGTTCAACGAGGCGTTCGCCACGTTCCACAAGTTCCGGACCAAAGCCGAGTGCCCGCGGACGCTGGCCGCGTACCCGGCGGTCCTCGCCGTCTCCCGGGCGGACGGGGTCCCCGCTCCGCTGGAGCAGTGGGCCGACTCCCGGGCGCTCCGGGGCGAGGGCGGAAACAACGTCGAGTACCGCCTCCAGCGGCGGGACACGGGCGAGAGCTGGATCGGGAGTTTCAACTTCGCCCCGATCCGGGACGAGGCCGGGGCGGTCGTCGGGGCCGTCGTTGTGGGGCGCGACGTGACCCGCCAGAAACAGGCGGAGGAGGCCCGCGCACAGCTCGCGGCCATTGTCGAATCGTCGAACGACGCGATCGTGAGCAAGACCCTCGACGGCACCATTCGGACCTGGAACGCGGGCGCCGAGCGCCTGTTCGGGTACCCCGCGGCGGAAATGATCGGGCGCTCGATCACGCACCTGATTCCGGCGAGCCGGCTCAACGAGGAGGACGAGATCCTGGCCCGGCTCCGGCTCGGCGCCCGGGTCGAGCACTTTGACACCGTGCGGCTCGCCCGGGACGGGCGCCCGATCGACGTCTCCCTGACGATCTCGCCCATCCGGAACGCGGCCGGCCAGATCGTCGGGGCCTCGAAGATCGTTCACGACATCACCGGTCGGGTCCGCGCCCGCCAGCGCCTGGCGGTCCAACACGCGGTGGTGAGCATCCTGACGGACACCGAGAGCCTGCGGGAGGCCGCCCCCGCGATCCTGCGGGCCGTGTGTGAATCGACCGGTTGGGACCTCGGCGCCCTCTGGACGCGGGACGAAGCGGAGGGGGTGCTCACGCTCGTGGACGTCTGGGCCGGCGCGGATGAGTCCCTCGCCACGTTCTGTGCCGAGTCGCGGCGCATGACGTTCCGGTTCGATGTGGGACTGCCCGGCAGGGTCTGGGCCGCGGGGCGGGCGGTGTGGGTGGCCGACGTACGGGCCGCCTCGTGGTTCTTGAGAAACGCGGCCGCCCGCGCGGCCGGGTTGTGCGGGGCCTTCGGCTTGCCGATCCGCTGCGGCAGCGAAGTTTTTGGCGTCGTCGAGTTCTTCACGCGGGGGCTCCGGCCGCCCGATGAGGAACTGTTACAGGTGTTCGACAGCCTGGGCGGCCAGATCGGCCAGTTCGCCGAGCGCAAACGGGCCAAGGCCGCCCTCCGCCAGAGCGAGGCGCGCTTCCGTAGCGTGTTCGAGTACGCGGCCACCGGGATCGGGATCACCGATCCGGCCGGCCGGTTCCTCCAGGGCAATCCGGCGTACCGTGCCGTTTTGGGGCTGACCGAGGACGAACTGCGGACGGCCGACCTGGCGGAACTGATCCACCCCGACGATCGGGACAGGAACATGTCCCTGCTCCGCCAGCTTGCGGCGGGCGAGATCTCCGGGTACGAGATCGAAAACCGGTTCCTCAATAAAAGCGGCACCCCCGTGTGGGTCCATAAGGTGGTGTCGGCACTCCACGACGGGGCCGGTCGAGTCACCCACCTGATTGCTCTGGTGACCGACATAACCGGACGCCGGCAGGCCGAAGCCGCGTTGCGCGAGAGCGAGGCGCGGCTGCGGCTGGCCATTGAGGTGGCCGGTCTCGGCGTGGTTCGGATCGACTACGACTCCGATACGGTGCTCCTCTCCCCGTACGCGGCGACCATGTTCGACCTCCCGGCTGACGAGCCGCTGCCCCGTGCGGCCGTCCACGCCCGGTTCTTCCCCGCCGATCGGGACGAGATCGAGCGCCGGATCGCGGACAATCTCGACCCGGCCGGCGACGGGCTACTGGTGCTGGACCACCGAATCACCTGTGCCGACGGGTCGGTGCGGTGGCTGAGCGCCCGGAAACAGGTCTATTTTGAACGCGGCGGCCCGCGGCGGGCCGTCCTGGTCGCCGCCGACATCACCGCCCGACGCCGGATCGAGGACTCCCTTCGGGCGAGCGAAACGCGGTTCCGGACGCTGATCGAGTTCCTGCCCGATGCGGTTTACGTTAGCATCGACCGGCGGCTCGCGTTCTGCAACCCGGCCTGCGTCCGCCTGTTCGGGGCGGCGGACCCGACCCAGCTCCACGGCAAGTCGCCGTTCGATCTGATGCACCCGGACGACCACGGGGCCATCCGCGCACGGATCGCTCTCATCCGGGCGACCGGCGCCCCGGTCCCGGGGCGGGAGGAGACGGCCGTCCGGCTCGACGGCCGGACCGTGCCCGTGTTCGTCACGGCGCTGCCCATTACCGATCACGGCGCGAGCGCGACCCTGGTCGTTCTCCACAATCTGACCGAGCGGAAACGGCTCGAACTCCAGCTCCGCCACCAGGAACTGATGCTCCGGGAGGCCGCCGACCTGGCCCACGTCGGCGGGTAG
- a CDS encoding FAD/NAD(P)-binding protein: MTTHSPRLNDLISRLDDLGRDATLAGIAESLTTAALTAEDVAPFVRSNPAMYHRARVVQRGHYELLVMTWLPGQASEPHDHTGAVCALQVIRGAAVEGEYSVAPDGFADLEYESLVRTGQVTAGQDGGVHTVRNPSASDLLVTVHVYAPPLGEVRRYTCRPGSSVPRPRSDGPTALVVGAGFSGTMTAAHLLRCAPQLNVVLAERRGSLGEGVAYGTRDAAHLLNVPAARMSAWPDRPTDFLEWARRRDPAVHPTDFLPRQWYGDYLRDTLRSTARQSRGRLDLILGEVRRVARHPDGGWMAHFDHGPSFRADVVVLAIGHRPPSDPLRGVWAGPRDRFIPDPWRPFAVGTVPADEPVAILGSGLTAVDTVLSLCQTPRSAPITLISRKGLLPHAHATAPVTPQDLAAFVNELLGTGPSPRAAALSCGIHRRARKLIADGGDWRSVVDGLRPHTARLWQALSPSERSRFLSRLRPFWEAHRHRMAPQVADRLAELRRSGLVELVAGQVVGTQASPDNVRLDIAPRRGGPLVSRAVGWVINCTGPAPSNRPEANPVIGSLLIHGWLTRDELSLGLEVAPDGQAVGANGTAVTDLFVVGTLRKPQTWESTAVPELRLQAADVAARIANRYPADVGL, encoded by the coding sequence ATGACCACACACAGCCCCCGGTTGAACGACCTCATTTCGCGCCTCGACGACCTGGGCCGCGATGCCACCCTCGCCGGCATCGCCGAGTCGCTCACGACGGCCGCGCTCACGGCCGAGGACGTCGCGCCGTTCGTCCGCTCGAACCCGGCCATGTATCACCGCGCCCGGGTGGTGCAACGGGGCCATTACGAACTGCTCGTGATGACCTGGTTGCCGGGGCAGGCCAGCGAGCCGCACGACCACACCGGAGCCGTGTGCGCGCTCCAGGTGATCCGGGGCGCCGCGGTGGAGGGCGAGTACTCCGTCGCCCCGGACGGGTTCGCCGATCTGGAGTACGAGAGCCTGGTGCGCACCGGGCAGGTGACGGCCGGCCAGGACGGCGGGGTCCACACCGTCCGCAACCCGTCCGCGTCCGACCTCCTTGTCACCGTGCATGTGTACGCCCCGCCGCTGGGCGAGGTGCGCCGGTACACGTGCCGACCGGGCTCGTCGGTGCCCCGGCCCCGATCCGACGGTCCCACGGCGCTGGTGGTCGGGGCCGGGTTCAGCGGCACGATGACCGCCGCGCACCTGCTCCGCTGCGCCCCGCAGTTGAATGTCGTACTCGCGGAGCGGCGGGGCTCGCTCGGCGAGGGCGTGGCCTACGGGACGCGTGACGCGGCCCACCTGCTGAACGTGCCCGCCGCGCGGATGAGTGCCTGGCCCGACCGCCCGACCGACTTCCTCGAGTGGGCCCGCCGGCGCGACCCCGCCGTTCACCCGACCGACTTCCTCCCCCGGCAGTGGTACGGCGACTACCTGCGGGACACGCTCCGCTCGACCGCCCGGCAGTCGCGCGGGCGACTCGACCTGATACTCGGAGAGGTGCGCCGCGTGGCCCGCCACCCCGACGGCGGGTGGATGGCCCACTTCGACCACGGCCCTTCGTTCCGGGCGGACGTTGTTGTGCTGGCCATCGGCCACCGCCCGCCGTCCGATCCGCTCCGCGGGGTGTGGGCCGGCCCGCGGGACCGGTTCATCCCCGACCCGTGGCGGCCGTTCGCGGTCGGAACCGTCCCGGCCGACGAGCCGGTCGCCATCCTCGGCAGCGGGCTGACGGCAGTGGATACCGTTCTGTCACTGTGCCAGACGCCCCGCTCGGCCCCGATCACCCTCATTTCGCGAAAGGGGCTCCTGCCCCACGCCCACGCCACCGCTCCGGTAACCCCGCAAGATCTCGCGGCATTCGTGAACGAGTTGCTCGGAACCGGCCCCTCGCCGCGCGCCGCCGCACTCTCGTGCGGGATCCATCGCCGGGCGCGCAAACTCATAGCCGACGGCGGGGACTGGCGATCCGTGGTCGACGGTCTCCGCCCCCACACCGCGCGACTCTGGCAAGCCCTGTCCCCGAGCGAACGGAGCCGGTTCCTGAGTCGGCTCCGGCCGTTCTGGGAGGCCCACCGCCACCGGATGGCCCCACAAGTGGCAGACCGGTTGGCCGAGTTGCGGCGGAGCGGGCTGGTCGAGTTGGTGGCGGGTCAAGTAGTTGGGACGCAGGCGTCACCGGACAACGTGCGCCTGGACATCGCACCGCGGAGGGGCGGCCCGTTGGTGTCACGGGCGGTCGGGTGGGTGATCAACTGCACCGGCCCGGCCCCGTCGAACCGTCCCGAGGCGAACCCGGTGATCGGATCGCTGTTGATCCACGGGTGGCTCACCCGGGACGAGTTGTCACTCGGCCTGGAAGTGGCTCCCGATGGCCAGGCGGTGGGGGCCAACGGGACAGCGGTCACCGACCTGTTCGTCGTCGGCACGTTGCGAAAACCTCAGACCTGGGAGAGTACGGCCGTGCCCGAGTTACGGCTTCAGGCGGCCGATGTGGCCGCCCGGATCGCGAACCGCTACCCGGCCGACGTGGGCCTCTGA